In Drosophila santomea strain STO CAGO 1482 chromosome 2L, Prin_Dsan_1.1, whole genome shotgun sequence, a single window of DNA contains:
- the LOC120447200 gene encoding zinc finger protein 468, whose protein sequence is MCNFWYKLHAHSKDMTPQPTNKKHYVESARVYMRSDSSILIKCCLCNADTFAGDKWKEFMRHLVQNHGEKGRFNVDEDEIQDEVEVEKTNLLEASIAQESKLAKIQESIIDVEFREDEAEPSFLPEDEQGHDVFKSSSRHDHISNKPNKAFYSLQRTNPGVIQYFIQLLRRHKFFWITDHGINRKDRMDSSQKVAEALFHRFHFQLNPQVVNASARFLQVWFERQYVMQLSNSDFHCRYPKYYHSLLKFMPTNHISVTICEECDRRFLNERQLRLHKFRVHEGPNPNVCHVCHQSFPLASKLEQHQARYHFKRPEWQCNRCDYNAPSKWDFQQHQTMHAGQRNFICEVCGHSSKTSSALAVHRRTHDQPKLSCPQCNRQFRENSTLKNHIRKFHDGDSARKLSCEFC, encoded by the exons ATGTGTAATTTTTGGTATAAATTGCATGCACATTCTAAGGACATGACACCACAACCCACAAACAAGAAGCATTATGTAGAAAGTGCTCGCGTATATATGAGAAGTGACTCCTCCATTCTAATTAAATGCTGTCTTTGCAATGCGGACACTTTTGCCGGTGACAAATGGAAGGAATTCATGAGACACCTGGTTCAAAACCATGGAGAAAAAGGTAGATTTAATGTAGATGAAGATGAGATCCAGGACGAGGTTGAGGTGGAGAAGACCAACCTCCTAGAGGCATCCATTGCCCAGGAATCCAAGTTGGCGAAGATCCAGGAATCGATCATCGATGTGGAATTTCGGGAAGATGAGGCTGAACCAAGCTTTTTACCAGAGGACGAGCAGGGCCATGATGTCTTCAAAAGCAGTAGCCGCCAT GACCACATCTCTAACAAACCCAACAAAGCCTTTTACAGCCTGCAGCGCACCAACCCCGGAGTTATCCAGTATTTCATACAGCTACTGCGGAGGCACAAATTTTTCTGGATAACTGACCACGGGATCAATAGGAAAGATCGCATGGACAGCTCCCAAAAAGTGGCAGAGGCACTGTTTCATCGATTTCACTTTCAGTTGAACCCACAGGTGGTCAATGCCAGTGCCCGTTTCCTGCAAGTCTGGTTTGAGCGACAGTATGTAATGCAGTTAAGCAACTCCGATTTCCACTGCCGCTATCCAAAATACTATCACAGCTTGCTTAAATTCATGCCCACAAACCACATATCAGTAACCATTTGTGAGGAGTGCGACCGACGGTTTCTTAACGAGCGCCAACTCCGGCTGCACAAATTCCGAGTCCATGAGGGACCCAATCCTAATGTTTGTCATGTGTGCCACCAGAGCTTTCCACTCGCCTCCAAACTAGAACAGCACCAGGCACGGTACCACTTTAAGCGGCCGGAGTGGCAATGCAACAGATGCGATTACAACGCACCTTCCAAGTGGGACTTCCAACAGCACCAGACCATGCACGCCGGACAAAGGAACTTTATCTGCGAGGTGTGCGGGCACAGTTCGAAGACCAGCTCCGCACTGGCCGTTCATCGGCGAACTCACGACCAGCCAAAACTAAGTTGTCCGCAATGCAACCGGCAATTTCGAGAGAATAGCACATTGAAAAACCATATCCGGAAATTTCACGACGGTGACAGTGCGCGGAAGCTTTCCTGCGAATTTTGCTGA
- the LOC120447233 gene encoding U7 snRNA-associated Sm-like protein LSm11 — protein MSDTESRDKETSNDSLEISELDVGSDRFNPLRALYEPNFRVTDAVPKVLYQNLAAFDSALKKFGIWQLNKRQKPGTGEAGDQGTSKKASSSRSADILPPQRRFEPHQMPTTSTRKKHHRNIFTYMEAAVGPLELLTKCIPSTSHHESTESRRVRVVIRKHRSVGGSVEGELVAFDKQWNLLLRNATETWKRRKYNYGKQNICDTSVDCTGRLLELGITVPRHQVKSLNRKNVEIRRELPQILIRGENVVLVSLIPNLSK, from the coding sequence ATGAGTGACACGGAATCGAGGGACAAAGAAACTTCAAATGACTCCTTAGAAATCTCCGAATTGGATGTGGGCAGTGATAGGTTTAATCCTCTTCGAGCGTTATACGAACCCAATTTTAGGGTCACCGATGCCGTTCCTAAGGTCCTCTACCAAAATCTGGCTGCCTTCGACAGTGCACTTAAAAAGTTCGGCATCTGGCAGCTAAATAAGCGCCAAAAGCCGGGAACAGGAGAAGCAGGGGATCAGGGGACATCGAAAAAGGCTTCCTCTTCCAGATCTGCAGATATCCTGCCTCCTCAGCGACGTTTTGAACCGCACCAGATgcccaccaccagcaccagaaAGAAGCATCATCGAAATATTTTCACCTACATGGAGGCGGCTGTTGGACCACTGGAACTCCTAACAAAGTGCATACCTTCTACCAGCCACCATGAATCCACCGAAAGTAGACGAGTTCGGGTGGTGATTCGCAAGCACCGATCGGTGGGCGGCAGTGTAGAGGGTGAACTGGTGGCTTTTGACAAGCAGTGGAACCTCCTCCTCAGAAATGCTACCGAAACCTGGAAACGACGAAAGTACAATTACGGAAAGCAAAACATATGCGACACATCTGTTGATTGCACAGGCCGCCTCTTGGAGTTGGGTATCACTGTTCCCAGGCATCAAGTCAAAAGTTTGAACCGAAAAAACGTGGAGATTCGGCGAGAGCTCCCACAGATTTTGATACGCGGCGAAAATGTGGTTTTAGTTAGTTTAATACCTAATCTATCAAAATAG
- the LOC120447226 gene encoding mitochondrial amidoxime-reducing component 1, with protein sequence MATGGKNSTFELSPKTLLAVGVGLVAVGGASYLLYRHLTRDVMPQKWRRVGTVERIHFFPVKSCAPMDISKTGVEYDCDVLSLSFEGIRDRTLMVVNDKNEMITARVYPHMTQIKSKKVSPSKLVFSSQDMPDLELDFENLDGPGRDVNTSVWGVSVDVMPCGDRINTWFSQAILKKESGLKLVHYPYPKPVRSTNPRLKSMPFIRQEDSGTFNDATSFMLINLSSIADLNTRLKNPVDALQFRGNFELKMDVDEPYAEDNWQWLRIGEDAVFRTVAPCTRCIFTNINAKTAERSSEGEPLKTLRSYRLFNYSSPALGIHLGLRLPGKVKPSDAVYVEDK encoded by the exons ATGGCAA CCGGCGGAAAGAACTCGACCTTTGAGCTCAGTCCCAAGACCCTGTTGGCCGTGGGCGTGGGTCTGGTGGCAGTGGGCGGGGCTAGCTACCTACTGTACCGCCACCTGACCCGCGATGTGATGCCCCAAAAGTGGCGACGCGTGGGCACCGTGGAAAGAATTCACTTCTTTCCGGTTAAGTCCTGTGCCCCCATGGACATCTCGAAGACTGGAGTGGAGTACGATTGCGATGTGCTTAGCTTGTCCTTTGAGGGAATAAGGGATCGCACCTTGATGGTGGTCAATGACAAGAACGAAATGATCACGGCTCGGGTGTATCCGCACATGACCCAGATCAAGTCGAAGAAGGTATCGCCCAGCAAGCTTGTCTTCAGCTCCCAGGACATGCCGGACCTGGAGCTGGACTTCGAGAACCTGGACGGTCCTGGCAGGGATGTGAACACATCCGTTTGGGGAGTTTCAGTAGACGTGATGCCCTGCGGAGATCGGATCAACACGTGGTTCTCCCAGGCCATCCTAAAGAAGGAGAGCGGCCTCAAGCTAGTTCACTATCCGTATCCGAAACCAGTGAGAAGCACCAATCCCCGTCTAAAGTCCATGCCCTTCATTAGACAGGAGGACTCG GGTACCTTCAACGATGCCACCAGCTTTATGCTAATCAACCTTTCGTCGATCGCCGATCTTAATACTCGGCTAAAAAATCCTGTAGATGCACTGCAGTTCCGAGGTAACTTCGAGCTGAAAATGGATGTTGATGAACCCTATGCCGAGGACAATTGGCAGTGGCTGCGTATAGGAGAAGACGCTGTTTTCCGCACGGTGGCACCTTGCACTCGCTGTATTTTTACCAACATAAATGCGAAGACGGCCGAGAGGAGTTCCGAAGGGGAACCTCTCAAAACGCTTAGAAG CTATCGCTTGTTCAACTACAGTTCGCCGGCTCTGGGCATTCATTTGGGACTTCGACTGCCGGGAAAGGTCAAGCCCAGCGACGCGGTATATGTGGAGGACAAATGA
- the LOC120447242 gene encoding vesicle-associated membrane protein 7, producing the protein MPILYSVISRGTTVLAKFAECVGNFAEVTEHIIGRIGVHNHKMTYTHGDYLIHYTCENKLVYMCITDNEFERSRAFLFLADIKQKFIQTYGLQVATAIAYSMNTEFSKVLAQQMVYFSQSREVDTISRVHGQIDELKDIMVKNIDSLRDRGEKLELLVNKTENLSNNSVAFRKASRNLARQMFWKNIRIYVVVGLVITFIVYVIVSMACGGLAWQSCV; encoded by the exons ATGCCGATACTATATAGTGTCATATCGCGGGGCACCACCGTGCTGGCCAAGTTTGCGGAGTGCGTCGGCAATTTTGCCGAAGTGACGGAGCACATAATCGGCCGGATCGGGGTGCACAACCACAAGATGACATACACTCACGGCGACTACCTGATCCACTACACCTGTGAGAACAAACTGGTCTACATGTGCATCACCGACAAC GAGTTCGAGCGGTCGCGGGCCTTCCTCTTTTTGGCGGATATCAAGCAAAAGTTCATCCAGACCTACGGCCTCCAGGTGGCCACCGCCATTGCGTACTCGATGAACACGGAATTCTCCAAGGTCCTCGCCCAGCAGATGGTCTACTTTAGTCAGTCTCGGGAGGTAGACACCATTTCGCGGGTACATGGGCAGATTGACGAGCTTAAAGACATAATGGTTAAGAATATTG ACAGTTTGCGGGATCGCGGAGAgaagctggagctgctggtcaacaagACCGAAAACTTGAGCAATAAT TCCGTTGCATTCCGCAAGGCCTCGCGAAATTTGGCGCGTCAAATGTTTTGGAAGAACATCCGCATCTATGTGGTGGTGGGTCTGGTGATAACCTTCATCGTTTACGTGATTGTGAGCATGGCCTGCGGTGGCCTCGCTTGGCAGTCCTGTGTTTAG
- the LOC120447205 gene encoding uncharacterized protein LOC120447205 isoform X1 — translation MDGLMAIASNDKEAENATGAQKGRKCFYLRKMIVDYIDTSVRVLATVFFADLLLRIYRCVLEYWCNGRYYMPEGRLWVILRRSCTYNSTSIYLLVGLLLVAFFRISVTGNYRDVVPTALFLAYMPLYWIWSFSDPGQSTLSYSHWIRDSHGLDYAAGMASNYFHGYLKLSLPERENDGLKHRMAVYEDTNNITFGINRLVILIPDEMFVNGVLESKLLDKAEPLETQFINRAGVYRPFKHAVYRMNKKVNGKTYYFAIEGATPMLSFFDSMESNLSATWQMQELKREIWLKFYKHLKELITTWPETRDLVEPIIYNSHDSKGNRVDVGELLLAHMQYKTKSIDEISN, via the exons ATGGACGGACTAATGGCAATCGCAAGCAACGATAAAGAAGCGGAGAACGCAACCGGCGCGCAGAAGGGCaggaaatgtttttatttgcggAAGATGATAGTTGATTATATAG ACACCTCTGTTCGCGTTCTTGCCACCGTGTTCTTTGCTGACCTACTCCTGCGTATTTACCGCTGCGTCCTCGAATATTGGTGCAATGGCCGGTACTATATGCCCGAGGGTCGGTTGTGGGTGATCCTGCGGCGATCGTGCACGTACAACAGCACGTCGATCTACCTGCTGGTGGGATTGCTTCTCGTGGCATTTTTTCGGATTTCTGTTACAGGAAATTACAGGGACGTAGTCCCCACGGCGTTGTTTCTGGCCTACATGCCGCTCTATTGGATCTGGAGCTTTAGCGACCCGGGTCAGAGCACGCTGAGCTACTCCCACTGGATACGGGACTCCCATGGACTAGACTATGCGGCCGGAATGGCCTCCAACTACTTTCACGGCTACCTCAAACTGTCTCTGCCCGAGCGCGAGAACGATGGGCTCAAACACCGAATGGCCGTGTACGAG GATACGAATAACATTACCTTCGGCATTAACCGACTGGTTATCCTCATTCCCGACGAAATGTTTGTCAACGGCGTACTCGAAAGCAAATTACTTGACAAAGCCGAG CCCCTGGAGACACAGTTCATCAATCGAGCCGGTGTCTATCGTCCTTTCAAGCATGCTGTCTACAGAATGAACAAAAAGGTCAATGGCAAGACCTACTATTTTGCTATCGAGGGTGCCACACCCATGCTATCCTTCTTCGATTCTATGGAATCCAACTTGTCAGCCACCTGGCAGATGCAGGAACTGAAGCGGGAGATCTGGCTCAAGTTTTATAAGCACCTGAAGGAACTCATTACTACATGGCCGGAGACCCGAGACCTGGTGGAGCCCATTATCTATAATT CCCATGATAGCAAGGGGAACCGTGTGGATGTTGGCGAATTGCTTTTAGCTCATATGCAATACAAAACCAAATCTATTGACGAAATTTCCAactag
- the LOC120447205 gene encoding uncharacterized protein LOC120447205 isoform X2 gives MDGLMAIASNDKEAENATGAQKGRKCFYLRKMIVDYIDTSVRVLATVFFADLLLRIYRCVLEYWCNGRYYMPEGRLWVILRRSCTYNSTSIYLLVGLLLVAFFRISVTGNYRDVVPTALFLAYMPLYWIWSFSDPGQSTLSYSHWIRDSHGLDYAAGMASNYFHGYLKLSLPERENDGLKHRMAVYEDTNNITFGINRLVILIPDEMFVNGVLESKLLDKAEPLETQFINRAGVYRPFKHAVYRMNKKVNGKTYYFAIEGATPMLSFFDSMESNLSATWQMQELKREIWLKFYKHLKELITTWPETRDLVEPIIYNCSKYNCLLFSP, from the exons ATGGACGGACTAATGGCAATCGCAAGCAACGATAAAGAAGCGGAGAACGCAACCGGCGCGCAGAAGGGCaggaaatgtttttatttgcggAAGATGATAGTTGATTATATAG ACACCTCTGTTCGCGTTCTTGCCACCGTGTTCTTTGCTGACCTACTCCTGCGTATTTACCGCTGCGTCCTCGAATATTGGTGCAATGGCCGGTACTATATGCCCGAGGGTCGGTTGTGGGTGATCCTGCGGCGATCGTGCACGTACAACAGCACGTCGATCTACCTGCTGGTGGGATTGCTTCTCGTGGCATTTTTTCGGATTTCTGTTACAGGAAATTACAGGGACGTAGTCCCCACGGCGTTGTTTCTGGCCTACATGCCGCTCTATTGGATCTGGAGCTTTAGCGACCCGGGTCAGAGCACGCTGAGCTACTCCCACTGGATACGGGACTCCCATGGACTAGACTATGCGGCCGGAATGGCCTCCAACTACTTTCACGGCTACCTCAAACTGTCTCTGCCCGAGCGCGAGAACGATGGGCTCAAACACCGAATGGCCGTGTACGAG GATACGAATAACATTACCTTCGGCATTAACCGACTGGTTATCCTCATTCCCGACGAAATGTTTGTCAACGGCGTACTCGAAAGCAAATTACTTGACAAAGCCGAG CCCCTGGAGACACAGTTCATCAATCGAGCCGGTGTCTATCGTCCTTTCAAGCATGCTGTCTACAGAATGAACAAAAAGGTCAATGGCAAGACCTACTATTTTGCTATCGAGGGTGCCACACCCATGCTATCCTTCTTCGATTCTATGGAATCCAACTTGTCAGCCACCTGGCAGATGCAGGAACTGAAGCGGGAGATCTGGCTCAAGTTTTATAAGCACCTGAAGGAACTCATTACTACATGGCCGGAGACCCGAGACCTGGTGGAGCCCATTATCTATAATTGTAG CAAGTATAACTGTCTTCTTTTTAGCCCATGA
- the LOC120447205 gene encoding uncharacterized protein LOC120447205 isoform X3, with product MDGLMAIASNDKEAENATGAQKGRKCFYLRKMIVDYIDTSVRVLATVFFADLLLRIYRCVLEYWCNGRYYMPEGRLWVILRRSCTYNSTSIYLLVGLLLVAFFRISVTGNYRDVVPTALFLAYMPLYWIWSFSDPGQSTLSYSHWIRDSHGLDYAAGMASNYFHGYLKLSLPERENDGLKHRMAVYEDTNNITFGINRLVILIPDEMFVNGVLESKLLDKAEPLETQFINRAGVYRPFKHAVYRMNKKVNGKTYYFAIEGATPMLSFFDSMESNLSATWQMQELKREIWLKFYKHLKELITTWPETRDLVEPIIYNCSP from the exons ATGGACGGACTAATGGCAATCGCAAGCAACGATAAAGAAGCGGAGAACGCAACCGGCGCGCAGAAGGGCaggaaatgtttttatttgcggAAGATGATAGTTGATTATATAG ACACCTCTGTTCGCGTTCTTGCCACCGTGTTCTTTGCTGACCTACTCCTGCGTATTTACCGCTGCGTCCTCGAATATTGGTGCAATGGCCGGTACTATATGCCCGAGGGTCGGTTGTGGGTGATCCTGCGGCGATCGTGCACGTACAACAGCACGTCGATCTACCTGCTGGTGGGATTGCTTCTCGTGGCATTTTTTCGGATTTCTGTTACAGGAAATTACAGGGACGTAGTCCCCACGGCGTTGTTTCTGGCCTACATGCCGCTCTATTGGATCTGGAGCTTTAGCGACCCGGGTCAGAGCACGCTGAGCTACTCCCACTGGATACGGGACTCCCATGGACTAGACTATGCGGCCGGAATGGCCTCCAACTACTTTCACGGCTACCTCAAACTGTCTCTGCCCGAGCGCGAGAACGATGGGCTCAAACACCGAATGGCCGTGTACGAG GATACGAATAACATTACCTTCGGCATTAACCGACTGGTTATCCTCATTCCCGACGAAATGTTTGTCAACGGCGTACTCGAAAGCAAATTACTTGACAAAGCCGAG CCCCTGGAGACACAGTTCATCAATCGAGCCGGTGTCTATCGTCCTTTCAAGCATGCTGTCTACAGAATGAACAAAAAGGTCAATGGCAAGACCTACTATTTTGCTATCGAGGGTGCCACACCCATGCTATCCTTCTTCGATTCTATGGAATCCAACTTGTCAGCCACCTGGCAGATGCAGGAACTGAAGCGGGAGATCTGGCTCAAGTTTTATAAGCACCTGAAGGAACTCATTACTACATGGCCGGAGACCCGAGACCTGGTGGAGCCCATTATCTATAATTGTAG CCCATGA